Within Marinomonas mediterranea MMB-1, the genomic segment TCAACTACGTGCTTGATGTCATCCATAAACAAGCTGAAAGAACGTTCCACGGCCGTAACCGTTTGTTCGCTGCTTTTTTCAAACGACTTTAACGCACTCTTGGTTGCAAGCTGAGCTGTAATAACACAAATAAAGACCGATGGGAGCAAGATTGCTATCGTAAACGCGACAATTAATTTATTTTTTATATTCATCTACAAACCTCTACTTATCACTTACTTCTATGAGTTTAGGTAATACTCAGATTAAAGGCTAAATTTCATTTCCTACAATTTAGTGAAACGCCTTATAAAATGTCAAATATATCGCTTTAAGATAGCCATCACTGTGCTAATTCCGAGCGACATTGTGAAAGTAACCTTAAAAGTCGCCGATTCATTATTAAATTAGCGTAAAATGGTCCTTTATATACGCTGCCTATACACCACCTCCAACAGGAATGCACAATGGATGCCACTGTCACAATATTGCTCATCGCGGGCCTGATCACTGGGTTTTCTAAATTTTCAGTGGGTGGTATGGGCATGTTAGTGCTCCCCATCATTATGATTGCCTTCCCAGGTCCTGAAGCATTGGCCGTGATGTTACCACTCTACGTGATCACAGATATTATGGCCATTTACAGTTATCGCGAGCACATCAAGTGGTCCGTGCTTCTGCGATTGATGCCTCTCGCATTTTTAGGTGTGTTGATTGGCGCTAGCGTCCTATCAAGTATCGATGCGACTCAGTTTATGACCATTTTAGGAGTTATGATTCTAGCCATGATGGCACTCGGAGTCTATCTCGACATGAAACCGGCGACCTTTATGCAATCGCCTCTTGCAGCCTACATTATGGGATTTTTTGGAGGTACAGTCAGTATGTTGGCAAATGCCGCGGGACCAATATACAGCCTTTATTTTCTTGAACAGAAGCTAAGCAAAGAAAGCTATGTAAGTACGCGTGCTTGGGCATTTTGCTTGATCAACTTATCCAAACTGCCCATGTATTTGCTACTCGGATTGTTTACTCAAGAAAGCCTTCAAGCAAGTATCTATGCATTGCCAGGGTTGGCTATTGGCATATGGATCGGCTACCACTTTCTTAAAAAGGTAAAACCGACCCACTTCAAATGGGTAATACGGATTTTGTCTGCAATGGCGGCGTTCAAGCTTTTCGTCTTTTCCTAGCGCATGTTTGTCGTCTGAATTAAACGTTAAGCGCTAGGGAAGGTATTAACATTCCTGCTCACTCTCGCCTTAATAAGCTGTTTCTCTGATAAGACTGAAGCTTATAAGACTTATTCGCACCTTCCCTAGGGATAAACCGTTCAGAATAAAACGCTAACGAGACGCCTTTCGCATTTTTCTGACCGTATCTAAAATAAGTAAAGCCAGTGCGCCCCAAATCAATGCGAATGTCATCAGCTTTTCTGAACTAAGGGGTTCGTCATAGACAAAGACCGCCAATAAGAACATGCCACTTGGGCCAATATACTGAAAGAACCCAAGTGTCACTAAGCTGACTCTATTGGCTGCCGCTGCGAAGCACATAAGCGGCACCATGGTCACCGGCCCCGCCGCAAACAGCAACCAATTCACGTCGAACGAGTTTTCCAATAAATTCGATGTTGGCGTATTAATCGACATTAAATAGAGTAAAGCAAACGGCAGCAACAGAGCGGTCTCTAATGCCATCCCCGTAAAACTGTCCACCGCAATTTTCTTTCTGACTAAACCATAAAAACCAAACGTCAAAGCCAGAACCAAAGCCACCCAAGGTAACGAGCCAAAGTTAATGACCTCTAACAAGACAGCGACAAAACAAAGCGCACAAGCCCCTTGCTTTACTCGATCAAGTTTATCGCGAAAAAATACAACACCCAGAAGAATACTGATAAGGGGATTGATGTAATAACCTAGACTCGCACTGAGCATTTGATTCGCATTAACGGCCCAAATAAATGTTCCCCAGTTCAAGCCAATTAAGACAGTTGAAAGAGACAGCGCGAGAAGCAAATTTTTGGACGTAAGCACGCGTTTAAGTTCGGTCCATTTCCGCATTCCAGCGATCAGAATAAAAACCAAAACACAGGACCAAATAATACGATTTGCGAGGATTTCCGTAGCAGGTACAAAAGCCATCATTTTGAAATACATAGGGGCAATTGCCCACAGAGTGAACGCACTCAACGCATAAAACAGTCCTACTCTGGACGTCGACAACATACTTCCACTCCTTCTATTATCTATTGCAACGCATTGAATGAATCGCGACTAGTTACGCCCGACTTTAAAGGCTTATAAGGGTAATAACAACGCAGTTCTCAGCATAAAATATGAAACTGGATCGAAGCAGACCTAATATTTCAATATAAACAGCGACATTATCAATTATTCTGACAGGCCTATGATGAGCTAGGCTGTTTAGAATGAAATAAAAAGATAACAAACGGAAACATACCTCATGCAAGTAAAAGCAGCAGTAGCACGCTCACAAGGTCAACCTTTTTCGATTGAACAGGTGGAGCTCGATGCACCACGCGAAAAAGAAGTATTAGTTAAAGTATTAGCAACAGGCGTCTGCCACACAGACTTAGTGGTTCGAGATGGCTTACTCCCGACTCCCCTTCCTGCCGTTTTAGGCCACGAAGGTGCAGGCATTGTCGAACAAGTTGGGGCTGGCGTCACCAAAGTAAAACCCGGAGATCATGTTGTGATGACGTTCAACTCCTGCGGCACCTGCCCAAGTTGTGAACATCACGACAACTCTTATTGTCATGATTTCTTCCCATTAAACTTCTTCGGCACACGCCCAGACGGTGTAAGCCCTATTAGTCAAAATGGCGAATCGGTATCCGGTAACTTCTTCGGGCAATCTTCTTTTGCAACCCATTCACTGTGCAACGAACTCAACGTTGTTAAAGTGCAAGACGATATCGACCTAGCGTTGCTTGGGCCACTGGCGTGTGGCATTCAAACTGGCGCAGGCTCCATTATGAATGCCTTACAAGTTAAGTCAGGCAGCACTGTCGCGGTATTCGGTACGGGGTCCGTGGGGCTATCAGCCATCATGGCAGCGGATATCTGTGCGGCAACAACGATTATTGCGATCGATATGAATGACGAACGTTTAGAGCTGGCGGAAGAACTAGGTGCGACTCACACAATCAACCCAAGTAAGGTCAATAGCACAGAAGAAATCATGAAAATTACTGGCTATGGCCTTCAATACGCTTTGGATACGACTGGCATACCTGCTGTAATAAGAGGCGCAATCGAAAGTCTTGCTCCAAAAGGCACCTGTGGCATTCTAGGTGCTTCTGGACCAGACGCTGAAATAAGCTTCAATGAAACCCACTTTATGAGTGGCGGTCGCCGTCTAATGGGCATCGTAGAAGGCGAATCTAACCCTGATACCTTTATTCCTGAGCTGATTCGTCTGCATCAAGCTGGTCGCTTCCCATTTGATAAACTGGTGACTTTCTATGAGATGGACCAAATCAATCAAGCGATAGAAGATTCTGAGGCAGGTAAAACCATCAAACCCATCGTAAAAATGTCATAAAGCGTCAGCTCTTAGCGCAAATTAAGACGGTAAGCACCAGTCAAATAGGCGATCTATTTGACTGGTGCTATCAAAAAACTCCGCTTTATCCTCAATTTTTGACCCATTGCTCTTGTTTTGACCAACTGACCAAGATAAATTTAATACTTAGATAAATTTTAAATCGAACTTCGGGGCGGGGCGAAATTCCCCACCGGCGGTAACTTAAATACCACGCTTTTCTGGCAACAGTGTTGAAGTAAAGTGTGTTGAGAAGCCCGCGAGCGCTTTTTCTTATGATGTCGTAAGAAAAGGGTCTAGCAGATCTGGTGTAAATCCAGAGCCGACGGTTACAGTCCGGATGAAAGAAGATCGACTAAGCAATAACGCGATAAATCCGTTTTTCGCGTGGTAAACCGTTTGTGTTTTCTATACTTTGCTTGGCAATGATTCAATCATCGACCCTGTTCATCTTATGATAATTGGAGACATACATAGATGGCAGGCACTTTCTTTATTATGGCCGCGTGTTTTACGTGGGCTTTAGATACGTTAATTCGTTATCCTTTGCTGGAGCAAGGCTACAGCACCCTTCAAATCGTACTCATCGAACACATTGCGCTGGTATTGATTACCGCCCCACTTCTTATACGTTACCGTAGACACTATTTACAATTGTCTAAGAAGTCCTTCGCCAGCCTATTTTTTATTGGAGGCATTGGATCTGCGGTTGGCACCTTAGCCTTTACGCAAGCGTTTCAATACCTCAACCCAACCGTGGTCATACTACTGCAAAAGCTTCAGCCCATTGTGGCGATTTTACTCGCCTACTGGCTGTTGAAAGAACACATCCAAACGCATTTTTTACGCTGGGCTGGGGTAATCCTGCTTGGTAGCTTTGTCATGATATGGCCTGACATTCAAACGCTCAACAGTTCGAACTTGCATTACAGTCCAGATCAAGCTGAATTTCTAAAAGGCTATGGCTATACACTGCTGGCGGTCTTTGCTTGGGGGGCATCCACGGTATGTGGTAAATATCTATCGATGCAAGCGCTACCAGCAAATGCAATTATGTCCGGACGTTTCTTTATGGGGTTCGTGGTGTTAGCACTTATGACGCTGACTTCCCCCGACGCTATTCAATCCATGCAAACGTCCGACCTAAGCCTTACGGTTGTGATGGCGTTATTAAGTGGGCTCATTGGCATGTGGCTTTACTATCAAGGTTTAAAAACCTTACCAGCGCAAATGGCTACGCTTGCTGAGCTTACATTTCCAGTCTTCGCAGCAGCGATTAATTGGGTATTTTTGGATATGTCCTTATCTCTTTACCAAGTGGCGGGCGCAACGCTTTTGATCGCAGGTAACATCGGACTGAGGATGGTTGAGGAAGCAAAAAGTCGCCAGTCGGTCCAGCAACAAGCGGCTTAAAAAGCACGTTAGAAAAGAGTTTGAAATTCTTATATTTTCACTCAAACTCTTTTCTAATAATTCCAGTAAATAAAGTCGGCAGATTCTGTATTGAGAGCATAAAGAATCATCAGCACCAACAAATATAACCAAACACCTTTTATAAATTGCTTTACATTATTGGGTAAAGCTCGATCGATCAATCCAAAAAAGCGGTACATAAGAACCTCACTGAGTAATCAATACAACCCATCATAAAATAGGCCTATAAAAACAGACGCATTGATAAGGTAGAATATTGTTAAAGCCCTCGTAAATGAAGACCACCAAAATTGTGTCCTAAAATACACGACAACGTCGTTTTCCTGTTTCATATAGAGTCGACACAATGTGATGCCTATTGCGTGGTAGATCCCCCAAAAAATATAGTACAAACTCGACTCATGCCAAAGCCCCATGGCAATCATCGAAAGGCTGATCGCAATAAATAAATTCCGGGTAATAAGTAGCGTAGGAGTGAACACATAATCCTTACACCAAGATGATAAAGAAATATGCCAACGTTTCCAGAAATCGACTAAGCTTTTTGAACTTAGCGGACGGTTAAAATTTTCCGATATTTTTATCCCTATACACAGCGAGAAACCTATTGCGACATCAGACCAACCACTAAATT encodes:
- a CDS encoding sulfite exporter TauE/SafE family protein; the protein is MDATVTILLIAGLITGFSKFSVGGMGMLVLPIIMIAFPGPEALAVMLPLYVITDIMAIYSYREHIKWSVLLRLMPLAFLGVLIGASVLSSIDATQFMTILGVMILAMMALGVYLDMKPATFMQSPLAAYIMGFFGGTVSMLANAAGPIYSLYFLEQKLSKESYVSTRAWAFCLINLSKLPMYLLLGLFTQESLQASIYALPGLAIGIWIGYHFLKKVKPTHFKWVIRILSAMAAFKLFVFS
- a CDS encoding NAD(P)-dependent alcohol dehydrogenase; the protein is MQVKAAVARSQGQPFSIEQVELDAPREKEVLVKVLATGVCHTDLVVRDGLLPTPLPAVLGHEGAGIVEQVGAGVTKVKPGDHVVMTFNSCGTCPSCEHHDNSYCHDFFPLNFFGTRPDGVSPISQNGESVSGNFFGQSSFATHSLCNELNVVKVQDDIDLALLGPLACGIQTGAGSIMNALQVKSGSTVAVFGTGSVGLSAIMAADICAATTIIAIDMNDERLELAEELGATHTINPSKVNSTEEIMKITGYGLQYALDTTGIPAVIRGAIESLAPKGTCGILGASGPDAEISFNETHFMSGGRRLMGIVEGESNPDTFIPELIRLHQAGRFPFDKLVTFYEMDQINQAIEDSEAGKTIKPIVKMS
- the rarD gene encoding EamA family transporter RarD, which produces MLSTSRVGLFYALSAFTLWAIAPMYFKMMAFVPATEILANRIIWSCVLVFILIAGMRKWTELKRVLTSKNLLLALSLSTVLIGLNWGTFIWAVNANQMLSASLGYYINPLISILLGVVFFRDKLDRVKQGACALCFVAVLLEVINFGSLPWVALVLALTFGFYGLVRKKIAVDSFTGMALETALLLPFALLYLMSINTPTSNLLENSFDVNWLLFAAGPVTMVPLMCFAAAANRVSLVTLGFFQYIGPSGMFLLAVFVYDEPLSSEKLMTFALIWGALALLILDTVRKMRKASR
- a CDS encoding DMT family transporter, with protein sequence MAGTFFIMAACFTWALDTLIRYPLLEQGYSTLQIVLIEHIALVLITAPLLIRYRRHYLQLSKKSFASLFFIGGIGSAVGTLAFTQAFQYLNPTVVILLQKLQPIVAILLAYWLLKEHIQTHFLRWAGVILLGSFVMIWPDIQTLNSSNLHYSPDQAEFLKGYGYTLLAVFAWGASTVCGKYLSMQALPANAIMSGRFFMGFVVLALMTLTSPDAIQSMQTSDLSLTVVMALLSGLIGMWLYYQGLKTLPAQMATLAELTFPVFAAAINWVFLDMSLSLYQVAGATLLIAGNIGLRMVEEAKSRQSVQQQAA